In a genomic window of Occallatibacter riparius:
- the namA gene encoding NADPH dehydrogenase NamA, with protein sequence MHPLFSSFDLRSVTFPNRIGVSPMCQYSSVDGFATDWHLVHLGSRAVGGAGLVILEASAVVPEGRITPSDLGIWKDEHIAKLECIAAFLHSQGARAGIQLAHAGRKASMSAPWHGEHLVPLAEGGWTPVAPSAIAFSDKYAVPQELDQAGIEAIVAAFRGAAKRAHRAGFDVVEIHAAHGYLLHEFLSPLSNHRTDQYGGSLENRARLLLEVTDAVREAWPLELPLFVRISASDWVEGGWTIDESVEVARMLKERGVDLVDCSSGGNLPSAKIPVAPGYQVPFAARIKREAGVATAAVGLITEPVQANDIIANGEADLVLLAREMLRDPYFAVHAAAAMTEPASWPEQYLRSAPHHSPARVGIEGRVEGIGK encoded by the coding sequence ATGCATCCGCTCTTTTCGTCCTTCGACCTGCGCTCCGTCACGTTCCCCAACCGCATTGGTGTGTCGCCCATGTGCCAGTACTCGTCGGTCGACGGGTTCGCGACTGACTGGCATCTCGTCCACCTGGGCAGCCGCGCGGTCGGCGGGGCGGGACTGGTGATACTGGAGGCTTCAGCCGTTGTGCCGGAAGGCCGCATCACCCCATCCGACCTCGGCATCTGGAAGGACGAGCACATTGCCAAGCTGGAGTGCATTGCCGCGTTTCTGCACTCGCAGGGCGCGCGTGCCGGCATTCAGCTTGCGCATGCCGGCCGCAAAGCCAGCATGTCGGCACCGTGGCATGGCGAGCATCTGGTGCCTCTAGCCGAAGGCGGGTGGACCCCCGTCGCGCCGAGCGCTATCGCCTTCAGCGACAAATACGCGGTTCCGCAGGAACTCGATCAGGCGGGCATCGAGGCTATTGTCGCCGCGTTCCGCGGCGCGGCCAAACGTGCCCACCGCGCTGGTTTTGATGTGGTGGAGATTCACGCTGCCCACGGCTACCTGCTGCACGAATTCCTTTCGCCGCTATCGAACCATCGCACTGACCAGTACGGCGGCAGCCTTGAAAACCGCGCAAGGCTCCTTCTCGAAGTCACCGATGCCGTTCGCGAGGCATGGCCGCTCGAACTGCCCCTGTTCGTGCGCATCTCAGCCAGCGACTGGGTCGAAGGCGGCTGGACGATCGATGAATCCGTCGAAGTCGCTCGCATGCTCAAGGAGCGCGGCGTGGACCTGGTTGACTGCTCGTCGGGCGGCAATCTACCCAGCGCGAAGATCCCAGTGGCGCCGGGATACCAGGTCCCGTTTGCCGCGCGCATCAAGCGTGAGGCGGGCGTCGCCACAGCCGCAGTGGGCCTGATTACAGAGCCGGTGCAGGCCAACGACATCATCGCCAATGGCGAAGCCGACCTGGTACTGCTAGCGCGCGAGATGCTGCGCGATCCTTACTTCGCCGTGCACGCGGCCGCGGCTATGACGGAACCCGCAAGCTGGCCGGAGCAGTACCTCCGCTCCGCGCCTCACCACTCGCCTGCGCGCGTCGGTATTGAAGGTCGCGTGGAGGGAATTGGAAAGTAG
- a CDS encoding MerR family transcriptional regulator has translation MAQASRKHASDTPVIPDRLYFKIGDVARICGIETYVLRFWETQFPQLKPNKSGTGQRLYRRRDVELALEIQRLVHKEGYTISGARHALEGGVKRVTAPAQAVAEPATEPPPMMLQRNDTMKAALVQARNELREISQLLDNPQPTARRERAKVIKVRPELESLFPM, from the coding sequence TTGGCCCAGGCTTCGAGAAAACACGCGTCGGATACGCCGGTCATTCCCGACCGGCTCTATTTCAAAATCGGCGATGTGGCGCGCATCTGCGGGATCGAAACCTACGTGCTTCGATTCTGGGAGACGCAGTTTCCTCAACTCAAGCCCAATAAGAGCGGAACCGGCCAGCGCCTCTATCGCCGCCGCGACGTGGAACTGGCGCTCGAGATCCAGCGGTTGGTGCACAAGGAGGGCTATACCATCTCCGGCGCCCGCCATGCACTGGAAGGCGGCGTCAAGCGCGTGACGGCGCCTGCGCAAGCGGTCGCCGAGCCCGCAACCGAGCCACCGCCTATGATGCTGCAGCGCAACGACACTATGAAGGCTGCACTGGTTCAGGCCCGGAATGAACTTCGGGAGATTTCGCAGCTGCTCGACAACCCGCAGCCCACAGCACGCCGCGAGCGCGCCAAGGTCATCAAGGTCCGGCCGGAGCTCGAGAGCCTCTTCCCGATGTAG
- a CDS encoding aromatic ring-hydroxylating oxygenase subunit alpha: MIEPLAELLDLYDHSAPLEQAWTIPAPWYLDARFSVLERDRVFARNWIAVGRMDQVAAPGQYFTVEIAGEPLVVVRGSDGQLCAFYNVCRHHAAAVMTAPCGKAEHLRCPYHGWTYGLDGSLKGAPEFAGVSNFERSENGLIPVRVAAWEQFVFVTLSEDAPPLETFLGDLPARVAPLGLSNIHFFERRSYTLACNWKVYVDNYLDGGYHVPHLHKGLNSVLDYKEYTIENSAHYCLQSSPMVASGEHVDVSATRTGDRAYYYWLYPNFMVNIYQGVMDTNLVLPLAPDRCLVQFDFYFADVSEAAREHNAESVAVSDRIQDEDVGICESVQRGLGSRAYGAGRLSVRREAGEHLFHRLLAGDLRRGTGVTTE; encoded by the coding sequence GTGATTGAGCCCTTGGCCGAATTGCTGGATCTATACGACCACTCCGCTCCGCTGGAGCAGGCCTGGACAATTCCTGCCCCCTGGTACCTCGATGCGCGGTTCTCAGTGCTCGAGCGCGATCGGGTGTTCGCTCGTAACTGGATCGCGGTTGGCCGTATGGACCAAGTCGCCGCGCCAGGGCAGTACTTCACGGTGGAGATCGCCGGTGAGCCGCTCGTGGTGGTTCGGGGGAGCGATGGGCAGCTGTGCGCCTTCTACAACGTATGCCGGCATCATGCCGCAGCGGTGATGACTGCGCCCTGCGGCAAAGCTGAGCACCTGCGCTGCCCTTACCATGGTTGGACCTACGGCCTCGATGGGTCGTTGAAAGGCGCACCCGAGTTTGCCGGAGTCAGTAACTTCGAACGATCGGAGAATGGGCTCATACCAGTGCGTGTGGCTGCGTGGGAGCAGTTTGTCTTCGTGACACTGAGCGAAGACGCGCCGCCGCTGGAAACTTTCCTCGGCGATCTGCCCGCGCGCGTGGCCCCGCTGGGGCTGAGTAACATCCACTTCTTCGAAAGAAGGAGTTATACGCTGGCCTGCAATTGGAAGGTCTACGTGGATAACTACCTCGATGGCGGTTATCACGTTCCGCATTTGCACAAGGGACTGAACAGCGTCCTCGATTACAAGGAATACACGATCGAGAACAGCGCGCATTACTGCCTGCAGTCGAGCCCGATGGTGGCGAGCGGGGAACACGTCGATGTTTCAGCTACGAGGACTGGAGACCGTGCCTACTACTACTGGCTCTATCCCAACTTCATGGTCAACATCTACCAAGGCGTGATGGACACCAACCTGGTACTGCCGCTCGCCCCAGACCGCTGCTTGGTGCAGTTCGATTTCTACTTCGCAGATGTGAGTGAGGCCGCGCGCGAACACAACGCGGAGAGCGTCGCCGTGAGTGATCGCATTCAGGACGAGGATGTGGGAATCTGCGAGTCAGTGCAGCGCGGGCTGGGGTCGCGGGCGTATGGGGCGGGAAGGTTGTCCGTGCGGCGCGAAGCCGGCGAGCACCTGTTTCATCGGCTGCTGGCTGGCGATCTGCGCAGGGGAACTGGGGTAACTACGGAATAA
- a CDS encoding GNAT family N-acetyltransferase, giving the protein MSMLAVRPALPQDEIFLYELYSALRGPEFDVAQISATQKEHLIRMQFHGQMSAYTQMYPNSCYHIVLLDSKPVGRLWVSPGERAFHLVDIAVHPSVQSKGIGTVLVQRVQEEAKQRGHGITSTVFRFNPGSLRFHKRLGFNIVREDEMYCYMEWKPLPIF; this is encoded by the coding sequence ATGTCAATGCTAGCCGTCCGCCCCGCTCTTCCTCAGGACGAGATCTTCCTCTACGAGCTGTATTCCGCCTTGCGCGGCCCCGAGTTCGACGTGGCTCAAATTTCGGCCACGCAGAAGGAACATCTGATTCGCATGCAGTTTCACGGGCAAATGTCCGCCTATACACAGATGTATCCCAACTCCTGCTACCACATCGTTCTTCTCGACAGTAAGCCGGTGGGGCGCCTCTGGGTATCGCCGGGAGAGCGCGCGTTTCACCTGGTTGACATCGCGGTTCATCCCAGCGTGCAGAGCAAGGGCATTGGAACGGTTCTGGTGCAAAGGGTGCAGGAGGAAGCGAAGCAACGGGGCCACGGGATCACTTCCACTGTCTTCCGGTTTAACCCCGGCTCGCTGCGCTTTCACAAGCGCCTCGGCTTCAACATCGTTCGCGAGGACGAGATGTATTGCTACATGGAGTGGAAGCCGCTGCCGATCTTCTGA
- a CDS encoding phage tail protein has translation MSDPFLAEIRILPLNFAPKGWAMCDGQLMALSQNTALFSLLGTTYGGNGINTFALPNLQGCVPLQPGQGPGLSLYDLGESSGTQTVTLIQSEMPMHTHTLGCVDGTRVSGETTNPTNSMLAKAGGTTPPTPYIPPPSTPGQLNANVVGLAGGSQPHNNMMPFLTLNFCIALQGIFPARG, from the coding sequence ATGTCAGATCCATTTTTGGCGGAGATCAGAATATTGCCGTTGAACTTCGCGCCCAAAGGCTGGGCGATGTGCGACGGCCAGCTTATGGCCCTCTCGCAGAATACGGCGCTGTTTTCGCTGCTGGGGACTACCTATGGCGGAAACGGAATTAACACGTTTGCGCTTCCCAATCTTCAGGGCTGCGTTCCCCTGCAACCAGGCCAGGGACCCGGTCTCTCGCTTTACGATTTGGGCGAATCAAGCGGCACTCAAACCGTCACCCTCATCCAGTCGGAGATGCCGATGCACACGCACACCCTTGGCTGTGTTGACGGCACCCGAGTCAGCGGCGAAACCACGAATCCAACTAACTCCATGCTTGCCAAGGCTGGCGGCACTACCCCGCCTACCCCGTACATTCCACCCCCCAGTACCCCAGGACAGCTCAATGCGAATGTGGTGGGGCTCGCAGGCGGCAGTCAGCCGCACAACAACATGATGCCGTTTCTCACGCTTAACTTCTGCATCGCGCTGCAGGGCATCTTCCCTGCTCGCGGCTAG
- a CDS encoding phage tail protein codes for MSEPFLSEIKIISWNYAPKGWTFCNGQLLPINQNQALFACLGTTYGGNGMQTFGLPNLQGRVPTHMGNGLTLGQMGGEQTHTLSITEMPTHNHLWNITTAAGNTASPSGNLLGAAPIYNGDANPPLTPMYPGQIANAGGSQPHENMQPYLVLNFIIALQGIFPSQT; via the coding sequence ATGAGTGAACCTTTCCTATCCGAGATCAAGATCATTAGCTGGAATTACGCGCCCAAGGGGTGGACATTCTGCAACGGGCAACTGCTGCCGATCAATCAGAACCAGGCTTTGTTTGCGTGTCTCGGCACGACCTATGGCGGCAATGGCATGCAGACCTTTGGTCTGCCCAATCTTCAGGGGCGCGTTCCCACGCACATGGGCAACGGACTGACTCTTGGCCAAATGGGCGGCGAGCAGACCCACACGCTCAGCATCACCGAGATGCCGACACATAATCATCTCTGGAACATCACGACCGCCGCGGGGAATACGGCGTCTCCCTCCGGGAACCTGCTCGGCGCCGCGCCGATTTACAACGGCGATGCCAATCCCCCTCTGACTCCAATGTATCCCGGCCAAATCGCAAACGCCGGGGGCAGTCAGCCGCATGAAAACATGCAGCCCTATCTGGTGCTCAACTTCATCATCGCTCTGCAGGGAATCTTCCCCAGCCAGACCTAG
- a CDS encoding phage tail protein, with translation MSTPYVGEIRMFAGNFAPVGWAFCAGQLVPISENDVLFQLIGTTYGGDGQETFALPNLQSRVPMHQGSGFVLGQAAGSENVTLTSQQMPVHGHTATATTGGNTAGQPGGNYLAQGADIYETNTAGNAAMSPSLTTAGGSQPHSNIQPFLCVNFIISLYGIFPSQS, from the coding sequence ATGAGTACCCCATATGTCGGCGAAATCCGCATGTTCGCTGGCAATTTCGCCCCCGTTGGCTGGGCATTCTGCGCAGGCCAACTCGTTCCAATTTCCGAAAACGACGTGTTGTTCCAGTTGATAGGGACTACATACGGCGGAGACGGGCAGGAAACTTTTGCCCTTCCCAACCTTCAAAGCCGGGTGCCGATGCATCAGGGTTCCGGCTTCGTGCTGGGCCAGGCAGCGGGCAGCGAAAATGTGACTCTGACTTCGCAGCAAATGCCGGTTCACGGTCACACGGCGACTGCAACGACTGGCGGGAATACTGCCGGCCAGCCTGGCGGAAACTATCTGGCCCAAGGTGCTGATATCTACGAGACCAACACAGCCGGAAATGCTGCGATGTCTCCATCTCTTACCACCGCAGGAGGAAGCCAGCCCCACAGCAATATCCAGCCGTTCTTGTGCGTGAATTTCATCATCTCGCTCTACGGCATCTTCCCCAGCCAGAGTTAG